A stretch of the Sorangium aterium genome encodes the following:
- a CDS encoding GH1 family beta-glucosidase, which produces MPSLRFPDNFVWGTATSSYQIEGATNEDGRSESIWDRFAKTPGQIVDGTNGDIACDHYHRWPEDIALMKSLGMMAYRFSIAWPRILPNGRGAVNQKGLDFYSRLVDGLLAAGIEPYATLFHWDLPQVLQDQVGGWQHRSTADAFVEFADVISRKLGDRVKKWITHNEPWCTAFLSYEKGIHAPGGRDFKKALTVSHHLLLSHGLAVPVLRQNCPGAEVGITLNMNYAMPASPSAADYDACRHYDGYFNRWFLDPLYGRRYPADMIEDYIALGYLPPEGLTVCKPGDLDIIATQCDFLGLNYYSRAVLRSSKVPEEQNLPRTVHVAPLSEQTEMHWEVYPEGLRRLLLRLHVEYGVPKLYVTENGAAYSTEPDKDGRIPDTRRLEFLRDHFVAARRAMDAGAPLAGYFVWSLMDNYEWDRGYSQRFGIVWVDYETQRRIPKDSALWYKGVIAANAVDDGSSQAT; this is translated from the coding sequence ATGCCGTCTCTGAGATTTCCCGACAATTTCGTCTGGGGGACCGCGACGTCCTCCTATCAGATCGAGGGGGCTACGAACGAGGACGGCCGCAGCGAGTCCATCTGGGATCGCTTCGCGAAGACGCCCGGTCAGATCGTCGACGGGACCAACGGCGACATCGCGTGCGACCACTACCACCGGTGGCCTGAGGACATCGCGCTGATGAAGAGCCTGGGCATGATGGCCTACAGGTTCTCGATCGCGTGGCCGCGCATCCTCCCGAACGGCCGGGGCGCGGTGAACCAGAAGGGGCTCGACTTCTACAGCCGGCTCGTGGACGGCCTCCTCGCGGCCGGGATCGAGCCGTACGCGACGCTCTTCCACTGGGACCTGCCGCAGGTGCTCCAGGACCAGGTCGGGGGCTGGCAGCACCGCTCGACGGCGGATGCGTTCGTGGAGTTCGCCGACGTCATCTCGCGGAAGCTCGGCGATCGCGTGAAGAAGTGGATCACGCACAACGAGCCGTGGTGCACGGCGTTCCTCAGCTACGAGAAGGGGATCCACGCGCCGGGCGGGCGCGATTTCAAGAAGGCCCTGACGGTGAGCCATCACCTCTTGCTCTCCCACGGCCTCGCTGTGCCCGTGCTGCGCCAGAACTGCCCCGGCGCCGAGGTGGGCATCACGCTGAACATGAACTACGCGATGCCCGCGTCGCCGAGCGCCGCCGACTACGACGCGTGCCGCCACTACGACGGGTATTTCAACCGCTGGTTCCTCGATCCGCTGTACGGCCGGCGTTACCCGGCGGACATGATCGAGGACTACATCGCGCTGGGCTACCTCCCTCCGGAGGGGCTGACCGTGTGCAAGCCGGGCGATCTCGACATCATCGCCACGCAGTGCGACTTCCTCGGCCTCAACTACTACTCGCGGGCGGTCCTGCGGAGCAGCAAGGTGCCCGAGGAGCAGAACCTGCCGAGGACGGTGCACGTCGCGCCCCTCTCCGAGCAGACGGAGATGCACTGGGAGGTCTACCCGGAAGGGCTGCGGCGGCTGCTCCTCCGGCTGCACGTGGAGTACGGCGTGCCGAAGCTCTACGTGACCGAGAACGGCGCGGCCTACTCGACCGAGCCCGACAAGGACGGCCGCATCCCGGACACGCGGCGGCTCGAGTTCCTGCGCGATCACTTCGTCGCCGCGCGGCGCGCGATGGACGCGGGGGCGCCGCTCGCGGGGTACTTCGTGTGGTCGCTGATGGACAACTACGAGTGGGATCGCGGCTATTCGCAGCGGTTCGGCATCGTCTGGGTGGACTACGAGACGCAGCGGCGCATCCCGAAGGACAGCGCGCTCTGGTACAAGGGCGTCATCGCCGCCAACGCGGTCGACGACGGCTCCTCGCAGGCGACCTGA
- a CDS encoding ABC transporter ATP-binding protein, with amino-acid sequence MTMTQPSVSPVLDVVRLGKYFPVGGGLRAQQLRALHDASFSLAVREVIALVGESGSGKSTIARLLARLMPPSSGQIVFKGRDVLKEEPTRASLAYRGQVQMIFQDPFGSLNPVHTIGYHLERPLLLHNKAPTPAILREKVHELLKTVDLNPPAEVALKFPYQLSGGQRQRVAIARALAVDPSVILADEPISMLDVSIRMGVLNLMEKLKEERGISYLYITHDIASARYVADRTMVMYAGHIVEGAPSEELMQQPAHPYTKLLLSAVPDPNGSIRGELPARSGAPKLINPPPGCPFADRCPSVMNTCREQMPGAVDVGSGHWVRCHLYAPGSVIAPSALYDRKVPASVEAGPL; translated from the coding sequence ATGACGATGACGCAACCTTCTGTCTCGCCTGTCCTCGACGTGGTGCGCCTGGGGAAGTACTTCCCTGTCGGCGGCGGGCTGCGAGCGCAGCAGCTCCGGGCGCTGCACGACGCATCGTTCTCGCTGGCAGTGCGTGAGGTCATCGCGCTGGTCGGCGAGTCGGGCAGCGGCAAGAGCACGATCGCACGGCTCCTCGCGCGGCTGATGCCCCCGAGCAGCGGGCAGATCGTGTTCAAGGGTCGCGACGTGCTGAAGGAGGAGCCGACCCGCGCCTCGCTCGCTTACCGCGGGCAGGTGCAGATGATCTTCCAGGACCCGTTCGGCTCGCTCAACCCGGTGCACACCATCGGCTACCACCTCGAGCGGCCGCTCCTGCTCCACAACAAGGCGCCCACCCCGGCGATCCTCCGGGAGAAGGTGCACGAGCTGCTCAAGACGGTCGATCTGAATCCCCCCGCGGAGGTCGCGCTCAAGTTCCCGTACCAGCTGTCGGGCGGTCAGCGGCAGCGCGTGGCGATCGCCCGTGCCCTCGCGGTGGATCCCAGCGTGATCCTCGCGGACGAGCCGATCTCGATGCTCGACGTCTCGATCCGCATGGGCGTCCTGAACCTGATGGAGAAGCTCAAGGAGGAGCGCGGCATCTCGTACCTCTACATCACGCACGACATCGCGAGCGCGCGCTACGTCGCGGATCGCACGATGGTGATGTACGCCGGCCACATCGTGGAGGGCGCGCCGAGCGAGGAGCTGATGCAGCAGCCGGCGCACCCGTACACCAAGCTCCTGCTCTCGGCGGTTCCGGATCCGAACGGCTCGATCCGCGGCGAGCTCCCGGCCCGCTCCGGGGCGCCGAAGCTCATCAACCCGCCGCCGGGCTGCCCCTTCGCAGACCGCTGCCCGAGCGTGATGAACACGTGCCGGGAGCAGATGCCGGGGGCCGTCGACGTCGGGTCGGGGCACTGGGTCCGCTGCCACCTCTACGCGCCCGGCTCCGTCATCGCTCCCTCAGCGCTCTACGATCGCAAGGTGCCCGCCTCCGTCGAGGCCGGACCTCTCTAA
- a CDS encoding ABC transporter ATP-binding protein: MAPSPLLSVQDLRVEFITPTGPVCAVDNVSFDIAPGEVLGLAGESGSGKSTVAMAIMRLLRPPAVITGGHVYFAGQDVLAMNEEQLRAFRWRKMALVFQSAMTALNPVLTIGEQIADPIIAHDGVTPAQAMERAAALLKLVNIDSSRLNSYPHQLSGGMRQRVVIAIAMALKPPFLIMDEPTTALDVVVQKEILQQIAELKERLGFSILFITHDLSLIAEFSTRIAILYAGKLAETARAKDLFSDPKHPYTQGLLGSFPSVRGPRRRLQGIPGSPPDMRNPPPGCRFHPRCPQAFATCQNELPVLREIAPEHRGACHLY; this comes from the coding sequence ATGGCGCCTAGTCCGCTTCTTTCGGTTCAGGATCTCCGGGTCGAGTTCATCACCCCGACAGGTCCGGTGTGTGCGGTCGATAACGTCTCCTTCGACATCGCCCCGGGCGAGGTGCTCGGCCTGGCGGGCGAGTCGGGGAGCGGCAAGTCGACGGTGGCGATGGCCATCATGCGGCTGCTCCGTCCGCCGGCGGTCATCACGGGCGGGCACGTGTACTTCGCCGGGCAGGACGTCCTGGCGATGAACGAGGAGCAGCTCCGCGCCTTCCGCTGGCGGAAGATGGCGCTGGTGTTCCAGAGCGCGATGACCGCGCTCAACCCGGTGCTGACGATCGGCGAGCAGATCGCGGATCCGATCATCGCGCACGACGGCGTGACGCCCGCTCAGGCGATGGAGCGCGCGGCCGCGCTGCTCAAGCTCGTGAACATCGACTCGTCGCGCCTGAACAGCTACCCGCACCAGCTGTCGGGCGGCATGCGCCAGCGCGTGGTGATCGCGATCGCGATGGCGCTCAAGCCGCCGTTCCTCATCATGGATGAGCCCACGACGGCGCTCGACGTGGTCGTGCAGAAGGAGATCCTGCAGCAGATCGCCGAGCTCAAGGAGCGCCTCGGCTTCTCGATCCTCTTCATCACGCACGACCTCTCGCTCATCGCCGAGTTCTCGACGCGCATCGCCATCCTCTACGCGGGCAAGCTCGCGGAGACCGCTCGCGCCAAGGACCTCTTCAGCGATCCGAAGCACCCGTACACGCAGGGGCTGCTCGGGTCGTTCCCCTCGGTCCGGGGGCCGCGCCGCAGGCTGCAGGGCATCCCGGGTTCGCCGCCCGACATGCGCAACCCGCCTCCCGGCTGCCGCTTCCACCCCCGGTGTCCGCAGGCCTTCGCGACCTGCCAGAACGAGCTGCCCGTCCTTCGTGAAATCGCGCCCGAGCACCGCGGCGCCTGCCACCTCTACTGA
- a CDS encoding ABC transporter permease: MAAQQGNSGGGGSRAAGWLRLLLSNRKAMAGTLIVLFFLLLSLLGPSIVGQDPHAFVGMPHEAPSAEHLFGTNGQGQDVLAQTIVGARTSLAVGFATGFAVIAIGAAIGMAGGYFGGWIDSVLSLLTNVFLIIPGLPMAVVIAAYLPAGPLTILFVLVLTGWAWNARVLRSQVLALRDKDFVSAALVSGESSARIIFVEILPNMTSLLMSGFIGATVYAIGAQVGLEFLGLGDLSAVTWGTNLYWASNNAALLTGAWWTIVPTGVCVALVGFALTLINYAIDEISNPRLRAEGAWSRLLRSRKVTAGSSTPVVRTHGA; this comes from the coding sequence ATGGCTGCGCAACAAGGCAACAGCGGGGGCGGCGGCTCCCGTGCGGCGGGATGGCTCCGCCTGCTCCTCTCGAATCGCAAGGCGATGGCGGGCACGCTCATTGTGCTCTTCTTCCTGCTCCTCTCGCTGCTCGGCCCCTCGATCGTGGGCCAAGATCCGCACGCGTTCGTGGGCATGCCGCACGAGGCTCCCTCCGCCGAGCACCTGTTCGGCACGAACGGCCAGGGGCAGGACGTGCTCGCGCAGACGATCGTCGGCGCGCGGACCTCACTGGCCGTCGGCTTCGCCACGGGCTTCGCCGTGATCGCGATCGGCGCGGCGATCGGCATGGCCGGGGGCTACTTCGGCGGCTGGATCGACAGCGTGCTCTCGCTGCTCACGAACGTGTTCCTGATCATCCCTGGCCTGCCGATGGCCGTGGTCATCGCGGCCTACCTGCCGGCCGGGCCGCTGACGATCCTGTTCGTCCTCGTCCTCACGGGCTGGGCGTGGAACGCGCGTGTGCTCCGCTCGCAGGTGCTCGCGCTGCGCGACAAGGACTTCGTGTCCGCGGCCCTCGTGAGCGGCGAGAGCAGCGCGCGCATCATCTTCGTGGAGATCCTGCCGAACATGACGTCGCTCCTCATGTCCGGCTTCATCGGCGCGACGGTCTACGCCATCGGCGCCCAGGTCGGCCTCGAGTTCCTCGGTCTCGGCGACCTGAGCGCCGTCACCTGGGGGACGAACCTCTACTGGGCGAGCAACAACGCCGCGCTCCTCACGGGCGCCTGGTGGACCATCGTGCCCACCGGCGTGTGCGTCGCGCTCGTCGGGTTCGCGCTCACGCTCATCAATTACGCGATCGACGAGATCTCGAATCCGCGGCTCCGCGCGGAGGGAGCCTGGTCTCGTCTCCTCAGGAGCCGCAAGGTCACGGCGGGTTCGTCAACGCCGGTGGTGAGGACTCATGGCGCCTAG
- a CDS encoding ABC transporter permease yields MRYLLRQLGLYFIAAWASLTLNFLIPRAMPGDPASAMFVRFRGQLQPEAIDALRKAFGFTGEPLYKQYFTYLSHILVGDFGTSVAHFPAKVTEVIATGLGWTLLLSGAAVIVSFGLGTLLGIIATWKRGGWLDSVMPPVLMFLGAFPYFWLAMVSLYILGFVLGAFPLRHAYSDTLSPDWSLEFIGSVISHMILPALSIVIATIGGWMLGMRSAMVTVLSEEYITMAQAKGLSQWRVMFTYAARNALLPNVTGFGMALGFVLAGSLLTEIVFSYPGQGYLLIQAVRNQDYPLMQGIFLTITFAVLGANFLVDVIYVFLDPRARGR; encoded by the coding sequence GTGCGTTACCTTCTGCGACAGCTGGGCTTGTACTTCATCGCGGCGTGGGCCTCGCTCACCCTGAACTTCCTTATTCCGCGCGCCATGCCGGGCGATCCAGCCTCGGCCATGTTCGTGCGCTTCCGGGGGCAGCTGCAGCCGGAGGCGATCGATGCGCTGCGGAAGGCGTTCGGGTTCACGGGTGAGCCGCTCTACAAGCAGTACTTCACCTACCTGAGCCACATCCTGGTCGGCGATTTCGGCACGTCGGTCGCGCACTTCCCCGCGAAGGTGACGGAGGTGATCGCGACCGGCCTCGGCTGGACGCTGCTCCTGTCGGGCGCCGCCGTGATCGTCAGCTTCGGCCTGGGGACGCTGCTCGGGATCATCGCGACGTGGAAGCGGGGCGGCTGGCTCGACTCGGTCATGCCGCCGGTCCTGATGTTCCTCGGCGCGTTCCCCTACTTCTGGCTCGCGATGGTGTCGCTCTACATCCTCGGGTTCGTGCTCGGGGCCTTCCCGCTGCGCCACGCCTACAGCGACACGCTCTCGCCCGACTGGAGCCTGGAGTTCATCGGGAGCGTGATCTCGCACATGATCCTGCCCGCCCTGTCGATCGTCATCGCCACCATCGGCGGCTGGATGCTCGGTATGCGCAGCGCGATGGTCACCGTGCTGTCCGAGGAGTACATCACGATGGCCCAGGCCAAGGGGCTCTCGCAGTGGCGGGTCATGTTCACCTACGCCGCGAGGAACGCGCTCCTGCCCAACGTCACCGGCTTCGGCATGGCGCTCGGCTTCGTCCTCGCCGGCTCGTTGCTCACCGAGATCGTCTTCTCGTATCCGGGGCAAGGTTATCTGCTCATCCAGGCGGTTCGAAACCAGGACTATCCGCTCATGCAGGGGATATTCCTCACCATCACGTTCGCCGTGCTGGGGGCGAACTTCCTGGTCGACGTGATCTACGTGTTTCTTGATCCCCGCGCCCGCGGGCGCTGA
- a CDS encoding ABC transporter substrate-binding protein gives MRNWLLPRRTFVLSTLLLSVGVTAGCGKTEPTKESTGGASTAPGKPSPAADTFLTVSIEQQASWVRNFNPLLASGNVRWPTVAGIYEPLLVYNTMKGEFTPWLASKYEWGNGNKTLTVTTRPGVKWSDGQPFTAKDVAFTFGLLKKHVALDLQGVWKWLTSVEAKSDSTVEFTLTRPYVPGLVFLGHQPIVPEHKWKDVADPVTYTNENPVATGPFTEVKTFQNQIYELGRNPNYWQQGKPAIKGLRFPAYPGNDQANLALLNGEVDWAGNFVPEIEKVYVGKDPTNHHYWFPLVGSTVFVYTNTTKKPLDDARVRKAISMSLDREQIVKVAMNNYTRPADATALSDAHERWRSQKTVEAGDWVKFNVAKANQILDEAGYAKGADGIRVKDGKPLRFDLNVVTGWSDWVRAAQIVTQQVKQIGVEATLKTYDFSAFFEALQKGTFDLSMGWSNEEPTPYNFYRDLLGTATAKPVGETSARNWHRFGAKQADSLFEAFEAATDPAEQKKIIEQLQEIFSETAPSIPLFPGPSWGEYNTRRFTGFPSKENPYAKLSPNNPPEYLLVLTELKPK, from the coding sequence ATGAGGAACTGGTTGTTGCCGCGTCGGACCTTCGTGTTGTCGACGTTGCTGCTTTCGGTCGGTGTCACAGCGGGGTGCGGGAAGACCGAACCGACCAAGGAGTCCACGGGCGGCGCGAGCACGGCGCCGGGCAAGCCCTCGCCGGCCGCCGACACCTTCCTGACCGTCTCGATCGAGCAGCAAGCGTCATGGGTGCGGAACTTCAATCCCCTGCTCGCATCAGGCAACGTTCGCTGGCCAACCGTCGCTGGCATCTACGAGCCGCTCCTCGTTTACAACACGATGAAGGGCGAGTTCACCCCCTGGCTCGCATCGAAGTACGAGTGGGGCAACGGGAACAAGACGCTCACCGTCACGACGCGGCCCGGCGTCAAGTGGTCCGATGGCCAGCCGTTCACGGCGAAGGACGTGGCCTTCACCTTCGGGCTCCTGAAGAAGCACGTCGCCCTCGATCTGCAAGGCGTCTGGAAGTGGCTGACCTCGGTTGAGGCGAAGAGCGACTCCACGGTCGAGTTCACGCTCACGCGGCCGTACGTCCCCGGGCTCGTCTTCCTCGGCCACCAGCCGATCGTGCCGGAGCACAAGTGGAAGGACGTGGCGGATCCGGTCACGTACACGAACGAGAACCCGGTCGCGACGGGGCCCTTCACCGAGGTGAAGACCTTCCAGAACCAGATCTACGAGCTCGGCCGGAACCCGAACTACTGGCAGCAGGGCAAGCCGGCGATCAAGGGGCTCCGCTTCCCGGCGTACCCGGGCAACGATCAGGCGAACCTGGCGCTCTTGAACGGCGAGGTCGACTGGGCCGGCAACTTCGTCCCGGAGATCGAGAAGGTTTACGTCGGCAAGGACCCGACGAATCACCACTACTGGTTCCCGCTCGTCGGCAGCACCGTGTTCGTCTACACGAACACGACGAAGAAGCCCCTCGATGACGCGCGGGTGCGCAAGGCGATCAGCATGTCGCTCGACCGCGAGCAGATCGTCAAGGTCGCGATGAACAACTACACGCGGCCGGCGGACGCGACGGCGCTGAGCGACGCGCACGAGCGCTGGCGCAGCCAGAAGACGGTCGAGGCGGGCGACTGGGTCAAGTTCAACGTGGCCAAGGCGAACCAGATCCTCGACGAGGCGGGTTATGCCAAGGGAGCGGACGGCATCCGCGTGAAGGACGGGAAGCCGCTGCGCTTCGATCTCAACGTCGTCACGGGCTGGTCCGACTGGGTGCGCGCGGCGCAGATCGTCACGCAGCAGGTGAAGCAGATCGGCGTCGAGGCCACGCTGAAGACGTACGACTTCAGCGCGTTCTTCGAGGCGCTCCAGAAGGGCACGTTCGACCTGTCGATGGGCTGGTCGAACGAGGAGCCGACCCCCTACAATTTCTACCGAGACCTCCTCGGCACCGCGACCGCGAAGCCGGTCGGCGAGACGTCGGCGCGCAACTGGCACCGCTTCGGCGCCAAGCAGGCCGACAGCCTCTTCGAGGCGTTCGAGGCCGCGACCGATCCGGCGGAGCAGAAGAAGATCATCGAGCAGCTCCAGGAGATCTTCTCCGAGACGGCGCCCTCGATCCCGCTGTTCCCCGGGCCGTCCTGGGGCGAGTACAACACACGCCGCTTCACGGGGTTCCCCAGCAAGGAGAACCCGTACGCGAAGCTGTCGCCCAACAACCCGCCCGAGTACCTGCTGGTCCTCACCGAGCTCAAGCCGAAGTGA
- a CDS encoding right-handed parallel beta-helix repeat-containing protein: MRFCATRAGSSCLAASIAALLSVVSACSDPSQSSGAPLGCEGVAPRTPSCAPGHVLGPADACMPVGIQGCAELFVEDDGLCHPSMAKCPAGTIPKFDEGCIPAGIPRCAPELAGDDGLCRPAMARCPTGTFATPEAGCVPVDGPAGCGRGPWGSVARVSGNVYVDPSYSGADGDGSEARPVTTIEAALGLVADGGTIALGEGTYDEPVVVTKPLEIVGRCASRVRIRGVSSTARPPAIVAVLDAGEVTLRGIEIGGDGAGVVATGASAVTLERVHIKDAMHAGVLSGDGARVSVAQSWIEGTRDGGAWAGIGAFADAGGALLVKESAVTGNRAAGVAALQAGATASVVGSLVEGTVSTGRYPADGQGIVVQDGAEASIESTAVVGNQLSGILVAASSSATLSGVLVEGTSPGSSDPPYGVGVYATRRARVAIDSSVVLGNTEIGVAVIGEGTAATMTRSLVQGTVAAPTGSLLGGFGVAVARGAAMRLHDSAVVRNRGTGVHVGDSSAELIASGNLIEGTVADGGWGDGAGLTVAEGRVTLASNAIRSNEGTGLLVGYDGSEATVTGNLVEGHVAPDRRAPVGQGIVIHRGATAVLEGNVVSGNRSVGVFAGTEVLGSRVEIIGNLIDGTAGRGSGEDDDEAHNDSTGIGVAAAGYEIRLASSLVRGSRTAGVVLFASEAEISQTVVDGVTGDPRAARGRRRDELVADGVLALAGSTVALDDVRVEGCARAGILYDRSSGRLSRVRALDNRFGLIVQGSPEPELKRDDDDDDKESAFLDDCTAEELSGSELRVPASAPPLP, translated from the coding sequence ATGCGCTTCTGCGCGACGCGCGCGGGTTCGTCTTGCCTGGCCGCCAGCATCGCGGCCCTTCTATCGGTCGTCTCGGCGTGCAGCGACCCCTCGCAGAGCTCCGGTGCCCCGCTCGGTTGCGAGGGCGTCGCGCCGCGGACGCCGAGCTGCGCGCCCGGGCACGTCCTCGGCCCCGCGGACGCGTGCATGCCGGTGGGCATCCAGGGGTGCGCCGAGCTGTTCGTGGAGGACGACGGGCTCTGCCATCCATCGATGGCGAAATGCCCCGCGGGGACGATCCCGAAGTTCGATGAGGGCTGTATTCCCGCGGGCATCCCGCGCTGCGCTCCGGAGCTCGCGGGCGACGACGGGCTCTGCAGGCCGGCCATGGCGAGGTGCCCGACAGGCACGTTCGCGACGCCGGAAGCGGGGTGTGTGCCGGTCGACGGCCCCGCCGGCTGCGGGCGCGGGCCGTGGGGGAGCGTCGCGCGCGTGTCCGGGAACGTCTATGTGGATCCGAGCTACTCCGGCGCGGACGGCGACGGATCCGAGGCGAGGCCGGTCACGACGATCGAGGCGGCGCTCGGGCTCGTCGCCGACGGCGGGACGATCGCGCTCGGGGAGGGGACCTACGACGAGCCGGTCGTCGTCACGAAGCCGCTCGAGATCGTTGGCCGGTGCGCCTCGCGCGTGCGGATCCGCGGGGTGAGCTCGACCGCGCGTCCTCCCGCGATCGTGGCCGTGCTCGACGCAGGGGAGGTGACGCTCCGGGGGATCGAGATCGGCGGAGACGGCGCCGGCGTCGTGGCGACCGGCGCGAGCGCCGTGACGCTCGAGCGCGTTCACATCAAGGACGCCATGCACGCCGGCGTCCTGTCGGGCGATGGCGCCCGCGTCTCGGTGGCGCAGAGCTGGATCGAGGGGACGCGCGACGGCGGCGCGTGGGCCGGCATCGGCGCCTTTGCGGACGCCGGCGGCGCGCTCCTCGTGAAGGAGAGCGCCGTGACGGGCAACCGCGCGGCCGGCGTGGCGGCGCTCCAGGCGGGCGCCACGGCGTCCGTGGTGGGCAGCCTCGTCGAGGGGACCGTGTCGACGGGGCGCTACCCGGCGGACGGCCAGGGGATCGTCGTGCAGGACGGCGCCGAGGCGTCGATCGAGAGCACGGCTGTCGTCGGTAACCAGCTGTCCGGGATCCTCGTGGCGGCCAGCTCGTCCGCGACCCTCTCCGGCGTCCTCGTCGAGGGGACCAGCCCCGGGAGCTCCGACCCGCCTTACGGCGTCGGCGTGTATGCGACGAGGCGAGCGCGCGTCGCGATCGACTCGAGCGTGGTCCTCGGCAACACGGAGATCGGCGTCGCCGTCATCGGCGAGGGCACCGCGGCGACGATGACGCGCAGCCTGGTGCAGGGCACGGTGGCGGCCCCGACCGGGTCGCTGCTCGGCGGATTCGGCGTCGCCGTCGCCCGCGGCGCGGCGATGCGCCTCCACGACAGCGCGGTCGTCCGGAACCGCGGCACCGGGGTTCACGTCGGCGACTCGTCCGCCGAGCTGATCGCCAGCGGCAACCTCATCGAAGGCACCGTCGCCGACGGCGGCTGGGGGGACGGCGCCGGGCTGACCGTGGCGGAGGGCCGAGTGACGCTCGCGTCGAATGCCATTCGCAGCAACGAGGGCACCGGTCTGCTCGTGGGATATGACGGGTCCGAGGCGACCGTGACTGGCAACCTCGTCGAGGGGCATGTCGCGCCGGACCGCCGCGCGCCGGTGGGGCAGGGGATCGTCATCCACCGGGGCGCCACCGCCGTGCTCGAGGGCAATGTCGTGAGCGGCAACCGCTCCGTCGGCGTCTTCGCCGGCACGGAGGTCCTCGGCAGCAGGGTCGAGATCATCGGGAACCTGATCGACGGCACCGCGGGCCGCGGATCCGGCGAGGACGACGACGAAGCACACAACGACAGCACGGGCATCGGCGTCGCCGCCGCGGGGTACGAGATCCGGCTCGCCTCGTCCCTCGTCCGCGGGAGCCGCACGGCCGGCGTCGTGCTGTTCGCCTCCGAGGCGGAGATCTCGCAGACCGTCGTCGACGGGGTGACCGGTGATCCCCGCGCCGCCCGGGGCAGGCGGCGCGACGAGCTCGTCGCCGATGGTGTCCTCGCGCTCGCCGGCTCCACCGTCGCGCTCGATGACGTGCGGGTGGAAGGCTGTGCGCGCGCCGGCATCCTGTACGACCGGAGCTCGGGTCGCCTCTCCCGGGTTCGCGCCCTGGACAACCGCTTCGGGCTGATCGTGCAGGGCTCGCCCGAACCTGAGCTGAAGCGGGATGACGATGATGACGATAAGGAGAGCGCGTTCCTCGACGACTGCACCGCAGAAGAGCTCTCCGGCAGCGAGCTCCGCGTGCCAGCGTCCGCTCCCCCGCTCCCTTGA